From the Vibrio tubiashii ATCC 19109 genome, the window CGCGCCGTTCCCAACGATAAGGCAACGAATCGGAGAGAACAAAAATATGGTATGGCTACGTAGCTCAGCTGGTTAGAGCACATCACTCATAATGATGGGGTCACAGGTTCGAATCCCGTCGTAGCCACCATTCCTAAACACTTTTCTTTTAAAGTCGTTAGGAATTGATGCGGAAGTGGCGGAATTGGTAGACGCACCAGATTTAGGTTCTGGCGCCGCAAGGTGTGAGAGTTCAAGTCTCTCCTTCCGCACCATATTTTATAGCTTTTATAGCTATACCTGCAGGTCTATCGCCAAGCGGTAAGGCAGCGGCTTTTGATGCCGCCATTCCCTGGTTCGAATCCAGGTAGACCTGCCACTATTCAGGGTGTCGAGCCTAATTAAAAAAGGGCTTGTCACTAAGAGCTAGAGAGTTTATATTGTCTCGCTCACGAGTGGCTACGTAGCTCAGCTGGTTAGAGCACATCACTCATAATGATGGGGTCACAGGTTCGAATCCCGTCGTAGCCACCATTTACAATTTCATATGGCTTTTACCAATTAGCGGTATGAATACAAAATTGATGCGGAAGTGGCGGAATTGGTAGACGCACCAGATTTAGGTTCTGGCGCCGCAAGGTGTGAGAGTTCAAGTCTCTCCTTCCGCACCATTATTTGAAGTCTCTTTAGTTAGAGCACTGCAGGTCTATCGCCAAGCGGTAAGGCAGCGGCTTTTGATGCCGCCATTCCCTGGTTCGAATCCAGGTAGACCTGCCATTACAACTTCATTACGCTTTTACCAATTAGCGGGATGAACACAAACTTGTTGCGGAAGTGGCGGAATTGGTAGACGCACCAGATTTAGGTTCTGGCGCCGCAAGGTGTGAGAGTTCAAGTCTCTCCTTCCGCACCATTATTTGAAGTCTCTTTAGTTAGAGCACTGCAGGTCTATCGCCAAGCGGTAAGGCAGCGGCTTTTGATGCCGCCATTCCCTGGTTCGAATCCAGGTAGACCTGCCATACAACTTCATTACGCTTTTACCAATTAGCGGGATGAACACAAAATTGATGCGGAAGTGGCGGAATTGGTAGACGCACCAGATTTAGGTTCTGGCGCCGCAAGGTGTGAGAGTTCAAGTCTCTCCTTCCGCACCATTATTTGAAATCTCTTTAATTAGAGCACTGCAGGTCTATCGCCAAGCGGTAAGGCAGCGGCTTTTGATGCCGCCATTCCCTGGTTCGAATCCAGGTAGACCTGCCACTATTTATAGGTACAGTGGATAACATCTTTTGATGCCTCGTCTATTGTCCCTGGCTCGGCTCTAAGTAGCCTGCCATACAACTTCATATGGTTCTCACCAATTGAACGATATGAACACAAAATTGATGCGGAAGTGGCGGAATTGGTAGACGCACCAGATTTAGGTTCTGGCGCCGCAAGGTGTGAGAGTTCAAGTCTCTCCTTCCGCACCATTATTTGAAGTCTCTTTAGTTAGAGCACTGCAGGTCTATCGCCAAGCGGTAAGGCAGCGGCTTTTGATGCCGCCATTCCCTGGTTCGAATCCAGGTAGACCTGCCACTACAACTTCATATGGTTCTCACCAATTGAACGATATGAACACAAAATTGATGCGGAAGTGGCGGAATTGGTAGACGCACCAGATTTAGGTTCTGGCGCCGCAAGGTGTGAGAGTTCAAGTCTCTCCTTCCGCACCATTATTTGAAGTCTCTTTAATTAGAGCACTGCAGGTCTATCGCCAAGCGGTAAGGCAGCGGCTTTTGATGCCGCCATTCCCTGGTTCGAATCCAGGTAGACCTGCCACTATTTATAGGTTCAGTGGATAACATCTTTTGATGCCTCGTCTATTGTCCCTGGTTCGGCTCTAAGTAGCCTGCCATACAACTTCATTACGCTTTTACCAATTAGCGGGATGAACACAAAATTGATGCGGAAGTGGCGGAATTGGTAGACGCACCAGATTTAGGTTCTGGCGCCGCAAGGTGTGAGAGTTCAAGTCTCTCCTTCCGCACCATTTGGCTACGTAGCTCAGCTGGTTAGAGCACATCACTCATAATGATGGGGTCACAGGTTCGAATCCCGTCGTAGCCACCATTTATTTCGATCGTCTGTAGTTATACACATGATCATGTAGTTTCAAGATGCGGAAGTGGCGGAATTGGTAGACGCACCAGATTTAGGTTCTGGCGCCGCAAGGTGTGAGAGTTCAAGTCTCTCCTTCCGCACCATCCTGAAGACTACAGCCATATTTATGCGGAAGTGGCGGAATTGGTAGACGCACCAGATTTAGGTTCTGGCGCCGCAAGGTGTGAGAGTTCAAGTCTCTCCTTCCGCACCATTGGCTACGTAGCTCAGCTGGTTAGAGCACATCACTCATAATGATGGGGTCACAGGTTCGAATCCCGTCGTAGCCACCATTTACAACTTCGTATTGCTTTTACCAATTAGCAATATGAATACAGACTTGTTGCGGAAGTGGCGGAATTGGTAGACGCACCAGATTTAGGTTCTGGCGCCGCAAGGTGTGAGAGTTCAAGTCTCTCCTTCCGCACCATTATTTAAAGAAACCCGGCTATTTAGCTGGGTTTTCCTTTATCTGCAACATACTCACCGCTACATTTCAGACCTATTCCTGATAGATGATCAGATATTTATTCTGGTTGGTATCACCACTATTCTGCTAACCGCCATTACGTATCCTACACAACGCGTTTTGAACAACTGCAAGCATAAAAAATCCAGCCGAAGCTGGATTTTAATTAAGTCATGACTTTTGTTGTGCTAAGAGACTAACTCTTTAGCCTAAAAGCCCCAACGCTGAGTTGGGCGCTTGCTTTGCTTGTGCAAGAACAGAACTTGATGCTTGCGATAGGATCTGAGACTTAGTAAGTGCCGTTGTCTCTTTCGCAAAGTCTGTATCCTTGATACGGCTCTTAGACGCGTTCACGTTTTCGTTGATGTTGTCTAAGTTGTTAATCGCATGGTTGAAACGGTTTTGGAATGCACCAAGCTCAGCACGGTGGCTATCAACAAACTTAAGTGCTGAGTCGACAATCGCGACGGCTTGTTGCGAACCACCAACAGTTGTCACATCCATCGTGTCGACTGTAACTGCTTGCGCTGCACCAATACTTAGCTCACCAGCAAGTGCGCCACCAAAAGTCGCAACACCTTCAACTCGGTTGTTATCCGTGAACAACTGTAGCTTACCATCTTCGTCAACAGATGCTGTAACTAGGTCTGTTTGACCGTTGATGTAAGTGGCTAGCTCTTCGATATCATCACCTTCTTTGGCATTAATGGTAACGTTTTGAGCTTGGCCGAACTTGTCAGTAAGTGCAATCGTTAGATCATTTGAACCGGCCGTCACCCCCCAATCTTTATCTTGACCATTAGCCGCTACGTAGGTGTTACCACCCATCATAGTGTTATCACTACGCATGTTGTTCATGGTTAGCATTACTGCCTCACCATTATCCGCACCAATCTGGAATGATTTGGTAGCAAATGTACCGTTCAGTAGCTTGTTACCACCAAATGAAGTGGTTTCAGCAATACGATTTAGCTCATCGTTTAGAGCCGTTACTTCCTCTTGGATAGCAACACGCTCAGACTTAGAGTTAGAACCGTTAGCAGATTGAAGTGACAAGTCACGCATACGTTGCAGAATGTTAGTCGTTTCGTTCATCGCACCTTCAGCGGTTTGTGCCATCGAAATACCATCATTCGCGTTACGTACTGCGACATCTAAGCCACGGCTTTGCACATTCAAACGGTTAGAGATCTGAAGACCTGCCGCATCGTCTTTTGCGCTGTTAATCTTAAAGCCAGATGAAAGTCTTTCCATCGACGTTTGTTGGGCAGTAGTCGCACTGTTTAAATAACGTTGTGCTGTCATTGCCGAAACGTTTGTATTTACATTAACCGCCATAGTGGTTTCTCCTATTGATTTCCGTACACCGGAGGTAAAGGGTTTCCGACGTCTCGGTAAACCAATTAGTTCTCTCAAAGTAACCTTATTAACGACGTTAAATTGATTATCTTTAGAGCTAAATTGGCAAAT encodes:
- a CDS encoding flagellin, with product MAVNVNTNVSAMTAQRYLNSATTAQQTSMERLSSGFKINSAKDDAAGLQISNRLNVQSRGLDVAVRNANDGISMAQTAEGAMNETTNILQRMRDLSLQSANGSNSKSERVAIQEEVTALNDELNRIAETTSFGGNKLLNGTFATKSFQIGADNGEAVMLTMNNMRSDNTMMGGNTYVAANGQDKDWGVTAGSNDLTIALTDKFGQAQNVTINAKEGDDIEELATYINGQTDLVTASVDEDGKLQLFTDNNRVEGVATFGGALAGELSIGAAQAVTVDTMDVTTVGGSQQAVAIVDSALKFVDSHRAELGAFQNRFNHAINNLDNINENVNASKSRIKDTDFAKETTALTKSQILSQASSSVLAQAKQAPNSALGLLG